A genomic stretch from Aedes albopictus strain Foshan chromosome 2, AalbF5, whole genome shotgun sequence includes:
- the LOC109397955 gene encoding chymotrypsin-1-like, with protein sequence MANAVVISLALMVTIISAEMLQLDDNYVNRVVGGHEAADGSVPHQVSLQLQGFGHLCGGSIIAERWVLTAAHCVNGQKPGQLNVLVGTNSLKEGGDLYETDKFFQHKYYDKPQFHNDVALVRLKSKLQFSAKVKAIVYWEKEVGANRTVTLTGWGRTSAGGPVPTKLQTLDLKTISNEECKQKSASGGSNVDIGHICTLTRSGEGACNGDSGGPLTLDGKLVGLVNFGVPCAFGYPDAYARVSYFHEWVRTTLAENSA encoded by the exons ATGGCAAACGCAGTAGTTATTTCGTTAGCCTTAATGGTTACCATCATATCTGCAGAAATGCTTCAGTTGGACGATAACTACGTGAATCGAGTGGTCGGTGGCCATGAGGCTGCCGATGGATCCGTGCCCCATCAAGTATCATTGCAGTTGCAGGGCTTTGGACACCTCTGTGGTGGTTCCATAATAGCCGAACGGTGGGTTCTGACGGCTGCCCACTGTGTTAATGG TCAAAAACCCGGGCAGCTGAACGTACTGGTCGGAACCAACAGTCTAAAGGAAGGCGGAGATCTCTACGAAACGGACAAATTCTTCCAGCACAAGTATTACGACAAACCGCAATTTCACAACGACGTGGCATTGGTTCGCCTGAAATCCAAGCTACAATTCTCCGCCAAggttaag GCTATTGTGTACTGGGAGAAGGAAGTAGGTGCCAACCGGACGGTAACTCTGACGGGATGGGGTAGAACTTCGGCTGGAGGACCCGTTCCGACGAAGTTGCAGACACTGGACCTCAAAACGATCAGCAACGAAGAGTGCAAGCAGAAATCCGCAAGTGGTGGCAGTAACGTTGATATTGGCCATATTTGCACTCTTACCAGAAGCGGCGAAGGAGCGTGCAAC GGAGATTCTGGTGGACCACTAACTCTTGATGGAAAGCTAGTAGGATTGGTGAACTTTGGCGTGCCCTGCGCATTTGGATATCCGGACGCCTATGCACGTGTATCATATTTCCACGAGTGGGTTCGAACTACTCTTGCTGAGAATTCAGCGTAA